The Hypanus sabinus isolate sHypSab1 unplaced genomic scaffold, sHypSab1.hap1 scaffold_424, whole genome shotgun sequence genome has a window encoding:
- the LOC132388850 gene encoding N-acetyllactosaminide beta-1,3-N-acetylglucosaminyltransferase 3-like encodes MRRHRRFHEEVVLGVLITLGLFFMFWDNDQCRETDVVAETVHRNDMPKVVTGDATESVLKPKCHANTTLLHLSSFHQEKEHIKNFLMYKHCREFDMIQNVPDKCGGQEGSQNVILLLVIKSHPFNQDRWEMIRKTWGKEREFNGVLIKRVFISGVSPDQNESRKLNQLLAMENREHRDILQWDFLDTFFNLTLKQYKLLQWVSEFCPSAKFIFSADDDVFANTDNMVDYLLGMKVHQHLFVGRLIYGFGPKRQKSSQYYVPEIVTTSKLYPPYISGAGILMSVYAAHIIFYIAQDLELYPTGDVFFGMCLAKAGLAPHSHSGFRTAGVSVPLTQDESFNPCYYRELLLVHRIRTFEMLLLWDAVHDANLKCVHAPQTSASSERTT; translated from the coding sequence ATGAGAAGACATCGGCGATTCCATGAGGAAGTAGTGCTGGGTGTTCTGATTACTCTGGGATTGTTCTTCATGTTCTGGGATAATGACCAATGTCGAGAGACTGATGTTGTTGCAGAAACTGTTCATCGCAATGACATGCCCAAGGTTGTTACCGGTGATGCAACTGAATCAGTGCTCAAGCCAAAGTGCCACGCGAACACGACATTGCTGCACCTGTCCTCATTTCATCAAGAGAAAGAGCACATAAAAAACTTCTTGATGTATAAACACTGTCGAGAATTTGACATGATTCAAAATGTTCCAGACAAATGTGGTGGTCAAGAAGGATCTCAGAATGTCATCCTGCTCCTGGTGATCAAATCTCACCCTTTCAACCAGGATCGGTGGGAAATGATAAGGAAGACTTGGGGCAAGGAACGCGAATTCAATGGGGTCCTAATTAAGAGAGTCTTTATCTCGGGTGTCTCTCCTGACCAAAATGAAAGTAGGAAATTGAATCAGCTGTTAGCCATggaaaacagagaacacagagataTACTACAATGGGATTTCTTGGATACCTTTTTCAACCTCACCCTCAAACAATACAAGTTGCTGCAGTGGGTCAGTGAATTTTGCCCCAGTGCTAAATTCATCTTTAGTGCAGATGATGATGTCTTTGCCAACACCGATAACATGGTTGACTACTTGCTAGGCATGAAGGttcaccaacacctgtttgtggGCCGTCTCATTTATGGGTTTGGGCCCAAACGCCAGAAGTCGAGTCAGTATTATGTACCAGAAATAGTGACCACCAGCAAGTTGTACCCACCATACATTAGTGGAGCGGGCATACTCATGTCTGTGTATGCAGCTCACATCATTTTCTACATAGCCCAAGACCTTGAACTGTACCCCACTGGTGATGTATTTTTTGGGATGTGTCTGGCCAAGGCTGGACTAGCCCCACACTCCCATAGCGGATTTAGGACAGCTGGAGTTAGTGTTCCTTTAACCCAAGATGAATCTTTCAATCCTTGCTATTACCGTGAGTTGCTGCTAGTGCACCGTATTCGGACTTTTGAAATGCTATTGTTGTGGGATGCAGTGCATGATGCTAATCTGAAGTGTGTTCATGCTCCCCAGACGTCTGCATCCTCGGAAAGGACCACATGA